The proteins below are encoded in one region of Casimicrobium huifangae:
- a CDS encoding tripartite tricarboxylate transporter TctB family protein — protein MNSFLKNKDLLAGLMFIVIGVVFFVGAYNYQMGTAARMGPGYFPRILGGVMAVLGVIVAGIGLKNQAQWAATDGIGWTWKPVIILTAAVVLFGATLPSLGMVIAIILLTIISGIAAHDKNYRELAIITVIMCLFCAAVFVWGLKLQMKLFPWS, from the coding sequence TTGAACAGTTTCTTGAAAAACAAGGATCTGCTCGCCGGATTGATGTTCATCGTCATCGGCGTGGTGTTCTTTGTTGGGGCATACAACTATCAGATGGGGACAGCCGCCCGTATGGGGCCGGGGTACTTCCCGCGCATTCTCGGCGGTGTGATGGCGGTGCTGGGCGTTATCGTCGCCGGTATTGGCCTCAAGAATCAGGCGCAATGGGCCGCAACTGATGGCATCGGCTGGACCTGGAAGCCGGTCATCATCCTGACAGCCGCTGTGGTGCTGTTCGGTGCCACACTGCCGTCGCTCGGCATGGTGATCGCAATCATCCTGCTCACCATCATTTCCGGCATCGCGGCTCACGACAAGAATTATCGTGAACTGGCAATCATCACCGTGATCATGTGCCTGTTCTGCGCTGCCGTCTTCGTGTGGGGGCTCAAGCTGCAGATGAAACTCTTCCCCTGGAGCTAG
- a CDS encoding tripartite tricarboxylate transporter permease, whose product MDLLNNLSLGFGVALTVTNILYALVGCLLGTLIGVLPGIGPVATIAMLLPTTYALPPVSALIMLAGIYYGAQYGGSTTAILVNLPGESSSVVTALDGYQMARQGRAGAALGMAAIGSFIAGSFSTLLVAAFAPPLSEAALKFGPADYFSLMVLGLIAAVVLAHGSVVKAIAMIVLGIVLGLVGTDVNSGVARYSFDTPELTDGIGFVAVAMGIFGIGEILINLEKGEAREIFTAKVGKLLPTAQDFKDSAGAITRGTLLGSLLGILPGGGALLASFSSYSLEKKMAGANAKPAFGKGNIRGVAAPESANNAGAQTSFIPLLTLGIPPNAVMALMVGAMTIHNIQPGPQVITANPQLFWGLIASMWVGNLMLVILNLPLIGMWVQLLKIPYRLLYPMILVFCCIGVYTVNNTTFDVWIIAVFGVVGYIFAKLECEAAPLLLGFILGPMMEENLRRALLLSRGSPSVFLERPISATMLVLSLILLIILAMPAIRKKRDETFVED is encoded by the coding sequence ATGGATCTGCTCAATAACCTGTCTCTGGGATTTGGCGTCGCGCTGACGGTGACCAATATCCTTTACGCGCTGGTCGGCTGCCTGCTGGGAACGCTGATCGGTGTGTTGCCCGGCATCGGCCCGGTGGCAACCATCGCCATGCTGTTGCCTACCACCTATGCCCTGCCGCCGGTGTCGGCGCTGATCATGCTGGCCGGCATCTACTACGGCGCGCAGTACGGTGGCTCCACCACGGCGATTCTGGTCAACCTGCCGGGCGAATCGTCCTCGGTGGTCACCGCGCTTGACGGCTACCAGATGGCGCGTCAGGGCCGTGCCGGCGCCGCGCTGGGTATGGCTGCCATCGGCTCCTTCATCGCCGGCTCGTTCTCGACGCTGCTGGTCGCCGCGTTCGCACCGCCGCTGTCGGAAGCCGCTCTCAAGTTCGGCCCGGCCGACTACTTCTCGCTGATGGTGCTGGGCCTGATCGCCGCTGTCGTGCTGGCGCACGGTTCAGTGGTCAAGGCTATCGCGATGATCGTGCTCGGCATCGTGCTGGGGCTGGTCGGCACCGACGTGAACTCCGGCGTCGCTCGCTACAGCTTCGACACCCCGGAACTCACCGATGGCATCGGCTTCGTCGCAGTCGCGATGGGCATTTTCGGCATCGGCGAAATCCTGATCAACCTTGAAAAGGGCGAAGCCCGCGAAATCTTTACCGCCAAGGTGGGCAAGCTGCTGCCAACGGCACAGGACTTCAAGGATTCTGCGGGTGCAATTACTCGCGGCACGCTGCTCGGCTCGCTGCTCGGCATTCTTCCTGGTGGCGGTGCGCTGCTCGCTTCGTTCTCGTCGTATTCGCTCGAGAAGAAAATGGCCGGCGCCAACGCCAAGCCGGCCTTCGGCAAGGGCAACATCCGTGGCGTCGCGGCACCGGAGTCAGCCAATAACGCTGGTGCGCAAACCTCCTTCATCCCCCTGCTCACGCTGGGCATTCCGCCGAATGCCGTGATGGCGCTGATGGTGGGCGCGATGACCATCCACAACATCCAGCCGGGTCCGCAGGTCATCACCGCCAACCCGCAGTTGTTCTGGGGCCTGATCGCCTCGATGTGGGTCGGTAACCTGATGCTGGTGATCCTTAACCTGCCGCTGATTGGCATGTGGGTGCAGTTGCTGAAGATTCCGTATCGTCTGCTCTACCCGATGATCCTGGTGTTCTGCTGCATCGGCGTTTACACCGTGAACAACACCACGTTCGACGTCTGGATCATCGCGGTGTTCGGCGTGGTCGGATACATCTTCGCCAAGCTGGAATGCGAAGCAGCCCCGCTGCTGCTTGGCTTCATCCTTGGCCCGATGATGGAAGAGAACCTGCGCCGCGCGCTGCTGCTGTCGCGGGGCAGCCCGTCGGTGTTCCTGGAGCGCCCGATCAGCGCCACCATGCTGGTACTGTCGTTGATTCTGCTGATCATCCTGGCGATGCCGGCAATCCGCAAGAAGCGCGACGAGACTTTCGTCGAGGATTGA